The proteins below are encoded in one region of Helianthus annuus cultivar XRQ/B chromosome 2, HanXRQr2.0-SUNRISE, whole genome shotgun sequence:
- the LOC110896771 gene encoding formin-like protein 20, protein MSVRGGVRISTPQPSSGSHHPPLHEDPQTGGPSNPVSEVDSAPVAPPPLGFGKPIPTYAGSAAYNPFEQPAHTNYNYAEVDPYQAAWDYNALHPEGPYGAPWGVGYPAYGYQQPPPPQPLRQEPPQPQLIPPERQQEVLDSLDQVEREVQAERRNNQGFFKGLANLIKGKTKKRDF, encoded by the coding sequence atgtccgtgcgaggaggagtgcgTATCAGCACCCCTCAACCCTCAAGTGGCAGCCACCACCCGCCACTTCATGAAGACCCGCAGACAGGAGGGCCTTCAAACCCCGTCTCGGAGGTAGACTCTGCGCCTGTAGCGCCACCACCATTGGGTTTTGGTAAACCAATTCCtacatacgccggttcagcggcgtacaacccatttgagcagccggCCCACACCAACTACAACTATGCTGAGGTTGATCCTTACCAGGCCGCATGGGATTACAATGCTCTCCACCCGGAGGGACCTTATGGAGCTCCATGGGGAGTTGGATACCCAGCTTATGGGTACCAACAACCGCCACCTCCCCAACCTCTACGCCAGGAGCCGCCGCAACCGCAACTGATACCCCCAGAACGCCAACAGGAGGTTCTCGATAGCTTGGACCAAGTTGAGCGGGAAGTTCAAGCAGAGCGCAGAAACAAccaaggcttcttcaagggtttggCAAACCTGATCAAGGGGAAGACCAAGAAgagggatttttga